A stretch of the Marinobacter sp. JH2 genome encodes the following:
- a CDS encoding BCCT family transporter, producing the protein MNNNTAGAARPKDAPIDKHIFWPSCLIVSAVIIGMIVFEDQALAGIKVAFDFVTNQFGFAYIWAGAFFFGAVLWLSLGRYSQVRLGGPDARPEFTRLSWITMFFCSGIGTSLIFWSSIEWTYYFTAPPFGLEPRSDLAADYAAMYGMFHWGPLAWAFYCLTAFPIGYAFYNRKKSQLRLSAACSGLLGDKHANGLAGKVIDILMVFGLVGGIGTVLASGTPMLAEAVSRQLNIEHTFKVDIAVVLVWVAIFVTSVVLGLKKGIQRLSRLNMYALTILCILVFVGGPTFFMLNSFTNSLGLMVTEFAHMAFYTDPIANSMFPQWWTIFYWAWWVAMGPYMGIFIARISRGRTFRDIGLTVLSAGSAGCMLFFVLFGSTSMNAELTGAFPVLETIANESPSAAILGTLEQLPFYDVILILFIVVGFVYSGTTVDSSAYVLASVTSYNLREGVEPNVANRFFWAIALGGAGLVLMNAGGLEPIKTASLVVGVPLLVVMCMSFFSLLNWLKADYPMLTPGIEKKMTGNQHMNVEANRNSAVGAESYV; encoded by the coding sequence ATGAATAACAATACTGCTGGGGCTGCCCGCCCCAAAGATGCTCCAATCGATAAACACATATTCTGGCCTTCTTGCCTAATCGTTTCAGCCGTCATCATAGGGATGATCGTCTTTGAAGATCAGGCGTTAGCGGGTATCAAGGTAGCATTTGATTTTGTCACCAACCAGTTCGGCTTTGCCTACATCTGGGCTGGCGCGTTCTTCTTCGGTGCCGTGTTATGGTTATCGCTGGGGCGCTATAGTCAAGTTCGCCTCGGCGGGCCCGATGCTCGCCCTGAATTCACCCGCCTGAGCTGGATCACCATGTTTTTCTGCTCAGGTATTGGGACGTCGCTAATTTTTTGGTCTTCGATCGAGTGGACTTATTACTTTACGGCGCCTCCTTTCGGGCTGGAGCCCAGAAGTGATCTTGCCGCAGATTACGCTGCGATGTACGGTATGTTCCACTGGGGACCACTTGCCTGGGCGTTTTATTGTTTGACCGCCTTCCCTATCGGATATGCCTTCTACAACCGAAAAAAATCTCAGCTGCGACTAAGTGCTGCCTGTTCAGGGCTTCTTGGCGATAAGCACGCCAATGGCCTCGCCGGTAAGGTCATCGATATCCTTATGGTATTCGGCCTAGTGGGAGGTATCGGCACAGTACTCGCTTCGGGCACACCGATGCTTGCAGAGGCCGTTAGCCGTCAATTGAACATTGAACACACGTTTAAAGTCGATATCGCGGTTGTCCTTGTTTGGGTGGCGATCTTTGTCACCTCGGTCGTGCTCGGCCTTAAGAAAGGTATCCAGCGTCTAAGTCGGCTCAACATGTATGCGCTGACCATTCTGTGCATCCTTGTGTTTGTTGGTGGCCCAACGTTCTTCATGTTGAACAGCTTTACCAACAGTCTCGGCCTGATGGTCACCGAGTTCGCACATATGGCGTTCTACACAGATCCCATTGCTAACAGCATGTTCCCGCAGTGGTGGACGATTTTCTACTGGGCTTGGTGGGTAGCGATGGGGCCCTATATGGGCATTTTCATTGCACGGATTTCTCGTGGCCGTACCTTCAGAGACATTGGCCTGACTGTTTTGTCGGCGGGCAGCGCCGGGTGCATGTTGTTCTTCGTGCTCTTTGGCAGCACCTCTATGAACGCAGAACTAACGGGTGCTTTCCCGGTACTCGAAACAATTGCCAACGAAAGTCCTTCAGCTGCGATTTTGGGCACGTTAGAGCAGCTGCCATTTTATGACGTCATCCTCATCCTGTTCATCGTAGTTGGCTTCGTCTATTCAGGCACAACGGTCGATTCCTCAGCGTATGTTTTAGCCTCCGTCACTTCCTATAACCTCCGTGAAGGCGTTGAACCAAACGTTGCCAACCGTTTTTTCTGGGCGATTGCATTAGGAGGGGCTGGACTGGTTCTTATGAATGCGGGTGGTCTTGAGCCCATTAAAACAGCGAGTCTCGTTGTCGGCGTACCGCTTCTGGTAGTGATGTGCATGTCCTTCTTCTCACTTTTAAATTGGTTGAAGGCGGACTACCCCATGCTTACCCCAGGCATCGAGAAAAAAATGACGGGCAACCAACACATGAATGTCGAAGCCAACCGTAACTCAGCAGTAGGAGCAGAGAGCTATGTTTAA
- a CDS encoding acyl-CoA dehydrogenase family protein — MDFQLTEEQNMLVQTVSTFVEKELLPYENEVEERGFVSPELAASIRSKALHAGLYAFNLPESAGGLGIDHVSQALIERELSKVSWAIHVNVARPSNILMACRDDQIKDYLMPCVRGEKSDCFALTEPGAGSDAAGITTRAREDGEEYVINGGKHFISHAGEADFAIVFAVTGVDNSSSRPRNQVTAFLVDKGTAGFECRRGPICVSNRGYEQYELFFDDCRVHKSKVLGEVGKGWDVANTWLTAGRVMVAANCVGQAQRAMDMAVQWAADRKQFGKAIGKNQGVSFKLADMATEIRAAELLTLHAAWKMDQGTMTDSDAGMAKLFASEMLGRVTDEAVQIFGGMGLMNETPVERLWRNARIERIWEGTSEIQRHIISKDLLRTQAQ; from the coding sequence ATGGATTTTCAACTGACTGAAGAACAGAACATGCTGGTGCAGACCGTTTCCACATTTGTGGAAAAGGAACTGCTTCCTTATGAAAACGAAGTTGAAGAACGCGGTTTTGTTAGCCCAGAGTTGGCAGCCAGCATCCGGTCAAAAGCCCTACATGCAGGTCTCTATGCCTTTAATCTCCCTGAATCGGCTGGTGGGCTCGGAATTGATCACGTTAGCCAAGCGCTAATTGAGCGGGAGCTATCGAAAGTTTCGTGGGCGATTCACGTAAACGTCGCTCGCCCCAGCAATATCTTAATGGCCTGTCGAGACGACCAAATCAAAGATTATCTGATGCCATGCGTACGCGGCGAAAAATCGGATTGTTTTGCCCTTACAGAGCCAGGAGCCGGTTCGGACGCCGCCGGCATCACCACTCGAGCACGAGAAGACGGCGAAGAGTATGTTATCAACGGTGGCAAACATTTTATAAGCCACGCCGGTGAGGCTGACTTTGCCATTGTCTTTGCAGTCACAGGAGTTGACAACTCCTCATCACGCCCACGCAATCAAGTAACGGCATTCCTAGTCGACAAAGGCACCGCTGGGTTTGAATGCCGCCGCGGCCCGATTTGCGTCAGCAACCGCGGTTACGAGCAATATGAGTTGTTCTTTGATGATTGCCGCGTACACAAGTCCAAGGTGCTGGGCGAAGTCGGCAAAGGTTGGGACGTCGCCAACACTTGGTTGACAGCGGGACGCGTCATGGTGGCTGCAAACTGTGTGGGACAAGCGCAGCGTGCCATGGATATGGCCGTCCAATGGGCTGCAGATCGTAAGCAGTTCGGCAAAGCCATAGGCAAAAATCAAGGCGTGTCGTTCAAACTTGCGGATATGGCCACAGAGATTCGCGCCGCAGAGCTGCTGACACTGCATGCTGCCTGGAAAATGGACCAAGGTACTATGACTGATTCAGATGCTGGCATGGCAAAATTATTCGCAAGTGAAATGCTCGGCCGGGTCACCGATGAGGCGGTGCAAATCTTCGGCGGCATGGGGTTGATGAATGAAACTCCTGTAGAAAGATTGTGGCGAAACGCACGGATTGAGCGGATTTGGGAAGGCACGTCTGAGATTCAGCGCCACATTATTTCAAAAGACCTGCTGCGAACTCAGGCACAGTAA
- a CDS encoding enoyl-CoA hydratase-related protein, with the protein MSDFLRAVRNDEIFEITIDKPKGNAVSAALSREMGKLFAEFRDDPSLRVAILTGAGEKFFCGGWDLNSVADGEEYTGDFGEGGFGGFIELPKLYKPVICAVNGYAIGAGFEMLLRSDFVIAAENAQFWLPESQLGVAPDVATFLLPKLLPRQKAMEILMTGRRYTGRELADLGLVNSVVPAGQAMAAARDLAEELIKAAPLSLAAIKEAAELTEGLTFSESYAALRSKEWPAFMVMLESSDAQEGAKAFLEGRSPEWTGQ; encoded by the coding sequence ATGTCTGACTTTTTACGCGCTGTGCGTAACGACGAAATTTTCGAAATCACTATAGATAAGCCAAAAGGCAATGCCGTCAGCGCTGCCCTTAGTCGGGAAATGGGAAAACTGTTTGCCGAATTTCGCGACGACCCATCCCTGCGGGTCGCGATACTGACTGGTGCGGGCGAGAAATTCTTTTGCGGTGGCTGGGATCTGAATTCTGTAGCAGACGGAGAGGAGTATACCGGCGACTTTGGTGAAGGTGGTTTTGGCGGATTCATCGAATTGCCGAAGCTCTATAAACCCGTCATTTGTGCAGTTAACGGCTACGCGATTGGCGCTGGTTTCGAAATGTTGCTTCGCTCCGACTTTGTGATTGCTGCTGAGAATGCACAGTTCTGGCTTCCAGAATCTCAGCTTGGCGTTGCGCCAGATGTCGCAACCTTCCTGCTACCGAAACTCTTACCACGCCAAAAGGCCATGGAAATTTTAATGACCGGCCGTCGATATACAGGCCGCGAGCTGGCCGACCTAGGGCTGGTAAACAGTGTTGTACCAGCAGGGCAAGCTATGGCGGCGGCACGTGATCTTGCAGAGGAACTCATCAAAGCCGCTCCGCTATCGCTGGCCGCTATAAAAGAAGCCGCTGAACTGACTGAGGGGCTCACATTTAGTGAAAGCTACGCTGCCCTTCGCTCGAAAGAATGGCCGGCCTTTATGGTCATGCTCGAAAGCAGTGACGCGCAGGAAGGCGCCAAAGCTTTTCTCGAGGGACGTTCACCCGAGTGGACCGGACAATAA
- a CDS encoding enoyl-CoA hydratase-related protein, protein MNNYLELERRGAVLEITLNRPKANTIDIPLSQELSRVFAEFRDDSELRVAIMTGAGDRFYSAGWDLNAVADGEEYIGEFGEGGFAGFPELKSLNKPVICAVNGMAVGAGFEMLTRADFVVAADHAEFLLPEVGIGIAPDIGTFMLPKLLTRQRAMEVLMTRRRFSAQQMASWGLVTQVVPGAELMAAARALAESLLRSAPLSLSAIKETVDATETTTFSDCYQRLRNSPWPAFKAMLESDDAVEGAKAFGERRPPRWAQN, encoded by the coding sequence ATGAATAACTATTTGGAACTAGAACGTCGTGGAGCGGTACTCGAAATCACGCTAAACCGTCCGAAGGCAAACACCATTGATATTCCGTTGAGCCAGGAACTGAGCCGGGTTTTTGCTGAGTTTCGCGATGATTCCGAGCTTCGTGTTGCCATTATGACCGGGGCGGGAGATCGTTTCTATTCTGCGGGCTGGGACCTTAATGCTGTTGCTGATGGCGAAGAATACATCGGCGAATTTGGCGAAGGCGGATTCGCCGGCTTTCCCGAATTGAAATCACTCAACAAGCCGGTGATCTGTGCGGTTAACGGTATGGCGGTAGGTGCTGGCTTTGAAATGCTAACCCGTGCTGACTTTGTCGTTGCCGCCGACCACGCCGAGTTCTTATTACCAGAAGTAGGTATCGGAATCGCTCCGGACATCGGCACCTTCATGCTACCCAAGTTGTTAACTCGCCAGCGCGCCATGGAGGTCCTGATGACTCGACGGCGCTTTTCAGCCCAACAAATGGCGAGCTGGGGCCTGGTAACTCAAGTGGTGCCGGGGGCGGAGCTAATGGCGGCTGCCCGGGCGCTGGCTGAGAGTTTACTGCGCTCTGCTCCACTTTCATTGTCAGCTATCAAAGAAACCGTTGACGCAACTGAAACCACGACGTTTTCTGACTGCTATCAACGCTTGCGGAACAGTCCATGGCCCGCATTCAAGGCCATGCTAGAGAGCGATGACGCGGTAGAAGGTGCCAAAGCATTTGGCGAACGTCGCCCTCCCCGCTGGGCTCAAAATTAA
- a CDS encoding acetate--CoA ligase family protein — protein MLSARFLRPKSIAVFGGREAKKVIEQCEAVGFTGEIWPVHPRHTEISGRKTYRSVAELPNSPDAAYIAVNRNLSIQIVSELAARNAGGVVCYATGFSESGEDGKELEQQLLKAAGNMPLLGPNCYGFLNYIQGAMMWPDQQGGRQVEQGVALITMSSNIAFNLTMQRRGLPISYLVSLGNRLKFDLQDAITTFAQQEEVTAIGLYVEGIADPRAFQEAAEVARQFGKPIVALKSGHSEVASRVVMSHTAALSGSDELIDALFERSGVARVNSLETLIETLKLLHVHGPLSGARVGAMSTSGGDMTILADAISETTLTLAPLSDSGAIALKQVVHERMVVGNPLDYQLFDWGDQERLQITYEAFMNEGFDLTVSMLDLPREDRCDGSDWQSAEYAFIEASKNAQYPTAVMSTISDNLPEALALRLFDSGIVPLNGIQAAVPAIEAAARIGQLWARPSPTELILPSVPTYLPDEQIIDEASAKAALAKHGLAIPSSRIVNTEEEGVAAANALGYPVVIKALGIAHKTDVGGVRLNLTSPASVAEAVSEMRLLAQDVLVEKMVTGAVTELIVGVNRDEQFGLHLVVGAGGIMVELLKDSHPLLLPTSRFEIEAALRSLKTSSLLFGFRGREEADLEAVIDAVLAIAAYAQAHAASLIELDVNPLMVLAKGQGVVAADALIRLAPGALHTKQSVREIADQEPV, from the coding sequence ATGTTATCTGCACGTTTCTTACGCCCAAAATCCATTGCTGTGTTTGGTGGGCGCGAAGCTAAAAAAGTTATTGAACAGTGCGAGGCTGTGGGGTTTACCGGAGAAATTTGGCCGGTCCACCCTAGGCACACCGAAATTTCCGGGCGTAAAACATACCGCTCGGTTGCCGAGCTACCTAACAGCCCAGACGCGGCCTATATCGCCGTCAATCGAAACCTGAGCATCCAGATTGTGTCGGAGCTAGCCGCCCGGAATGCAGGTGGTGTGGTTTGCTATGCCACTGGGTTCTCTGAGTCAGGTGAGGATGGCAAGGAACTTGAGCAGCAATTATTGAAGGCAGCCGGAAACATGCCGTTGCTCGGGCCTAATTGTTATGGGTTCCTGAATTATATTCAGGGGGCCATGATGTGGCCTGACCAACAAGGCGGTCGACAGGTAGAACAGGGCGTCGCTTTGATTACCATGTCGAGTAACATCGCTTTCAATCTCACGATGCAACGGCGCGGCTTGCCAATCTCGTACCTCGTATCTTTGGGCAATCGCCTCAAGTTTGACCTGCAAGACGCGATCACCACCTTTGCCCAGCAAGAAGAAGTCACCGCAATTGGGCTGTATGTCGAAGGTATTGCAGATCCTCGAGCATTCCAGGAGGCAGCCGAAGTCGCGCGTCAGTTTGGCAAGCCAATTGTCGCCCTAAAGTCCGGCCATTCAGAAGTCGCCAGCCGGGTTGTCATGTCCCACACCGCTGCTCTCAGTGGTTCTGACGAACTGATCGACGCGTTATTCGAGCGTTCAGGCGTAGCCAGGGTGAACTCTTTGGAGACGCTAATTGAAACGTTGAAGCTGCTACATGTGCACGGCCCTCTAAGCGGCGCCCGAGTTGGCGCGATGAGCACCTCCGGTGGAGACATGACAATCCTGGCAGATGCTATCAGCGAGACTACGCTAACACTGGCGCCACTATCTGACAGCGGCGCGATAGCGCTGAAACAAGTAGTTCACGAACGTATGGTGGTTGGCAACCCGCTGGATTACCAGCTGTTCGATTGGGGGGACCAAGAACGACTACAGATCACGTACGAAGCGTTTATGAATGAGGGCTTCGACCTAACCGTGAGTATGCTCGACCTTCCTCGCGAAGATCGGTGCGACGGGTCTGATTGGCAAAGTGCCGAATATGCATTCATCGAAGCCAGCAAAAACGCTCAGTACCCCACTGCCGTCATGTCGACAATTTCAGACAACCTACCTGAAGCACTGGCACTTCGTTTATTTGACAGCGGAATCGTACCCCTAAACGGCATTCAAGCAGCGGTTCCGGCGATCGAGGCGGCAGCCCGTATCGGCCAACTCTGGGCGCGTCCTTCGCCAACGGAACTGATACTACCTAGTGTCCCAACATACCTTCCGGACGAGCAGATTATTGATGAAGCGAGCGCAAAAGCAGCGCTCGCTAAACACGGCTTAGCTATCCCTTCATCCCGCATTGTTAATACCGAAGAGGAAGGCGTTGCTGCCGCTAACGCTCTTGGGTACCCAGTGGTTATTAAAGCATTGGGCATCGCTCACAAAACCGATGTAGGCGGCGTTCGCCTGAACCTAACCAGCCCAGCGTCTGTTGCCGAAGCGGTATCTGAAATGAGGCTGCTGGCTCAGGATGTTCTTGTCGAGAAGATGGTAACAGGCGCTGTCACCGAGTTGATCGTCGGGGTTAACCGCGACGAGCAGTTCGGGTTACATCTTGTGGTTGGTGCCGGCGGGATTATGGTAGAGCTGCTTAAAGACAGCCACCCACTTTTATTACCGACCAGCCGATTTGAGATAGAGGCAGCGCTTCGATCACTTAAAACTTCAAGCTTGCTGTTTGGCTTTCGGGGGCGGGAAGAAGCTGATCTTGAAGCCGTCATTGATGCCGTGTTGGCAATCGCTGCTTACGCTCAAGCACATGCTGCTTCGCTGATTGAATTAGACGTCAATCCCTTAATGGTTCTGGCTAAAGGCCAAGGCGTGGTAGCTGCAGATGCATTGATTCGCCTTGCACCCGGAGCCCTCCATACAAAACAAAGCGTTCGCGAGATAGCCGATCAGGAGCCTGTGTGA
- a CDS encoding PRC-barrel domain-containing protein: MRKFLSRTMGTSVLVGGMALSLSAVAAEGLYSMDELTDANVFDSTGEEIGEVEDVLLTNDMSVHSLVIETGEILGLGGGEIIAERGTFTVAVASDKRSFDDVEYEVHMELSQEELKVLPQYNEDWWNETSQSLQQAWESTKDISESAWESTKQATSSVWYDVKRGVAEMGEETKDAVE, translated from the coding sequence ATGCGTAAATTTCTTTCACGCACTATGGGAACCTCGGTGTTGGTAGGCGGGATGGCGTTGAGTCTTTCGGCTGTTGCTGCGGAAGGTCTGTATTCTATGGATGAGCTGACGGATGCAAATGTTTTTGACAGCACTGGCGAAGAAATCGGTGAGGTTGAAGATGTTCTGTTGACGAATGACATGTCGGTACATTCGCTGGTTATCGAAACTGGTGAAATTCTAGGATTAGGAGGCGGCGAGATTATTGCCGAGCGCGGTACGTTCACCGTGGCTGTAGCTTCCGATAAACGCAGTTTCGATGACGTTGAGTACGAAGTTCACATGGAATTGTCTCAGGAAGAGTTAAAGGTATTACCTCAATACAATGAGGATTGGTGGAACGAGACTAGCCAAAGCCTTCAGCAAGCATGGGAAAGCACAAAGGACATCAGTGAAAGCGCTTGGGAGAGTACTAAGCAAGCTACCTCTTCAGTTTGGTATGACGTTAAGCGTGGTGTAGCTGAAATGGGTGAAGAAACTAAGGACGCGGTCGAATAA
- a CDS encoding bifunctional diguanylate cyclase/phosphodiesterase — MPDTLQNSTLCGPDSTQGTSIEEQRYHSLLALHPDAVFELDGYSHFTAANDKFESLFAISKAALTGERFEKLAHLDDPGALHQAIQLALQGSQTTFECRIRRSSHKDSLIEVTLSPIFVDRTVRGVHGIAKELSSHQVTMSDPLREDILTGLPDRSAFETQIREVQQHDGQLSAVLIINLDDFGSVNRHLGHAIGDRLLQEAAKRLEEGLQPGCFLARFAGDEFGLLLSNITNEEIALQIAEGYLYLLSCPFIIDQQALQITASIGIAFHHSASPHSSTLIQRACIAVTDAKAQGRNTWGWYSEDSHSVVLEHVSLRRELAAAIDGDALVLHYQPLVDSRTSTVKSLEALVRWQHPSRGLMSPQEFISLAEKTGQIIDIERWVLRRACKDIYELNSTRESPLTIAVNISPAHFGRNGFIEEIEHVLQISGLNPQYLELEVTENSLMMDTERSVKRLQDLRSLGVRVAIDDFGTGYSNLAYLHRFPINKIKIDQAFIRHISNNNANAAIVEGIITMAHRLGLEVVAEGVETAEHRDHLVDLDCDSLQGYLFSKALPIAQIRTLPALLYREVESHSMRST; from the coding sequence ATGCCAGACACACTACAAAACAGCACGCTCTGTGGACCGGACTCCACCCAAGGCACCTCTATAGAAGAGCAACGTTACCATTCGCTTCTCGCGCTCCACCCCGATGCGGTTTTTGAGCTTGACGGGTATAGCCACTTTACGGCTGCCAACGACAAATTCGAGAGCCTGTTTGCGATAAGTAAAGCAGCGCTTACTGGCGAACGGTTCGAAAAACTGGCCCATCTCGATGATCCTGGTGCTTTGCATCAAGCCATACAACTCGCACTCCAAGGATCCCAGACTACGTTCGAATGCAGAATCCGTCGGAGCTCGCACAAAGACTCGTTAATAGAGGTCACCCTTTCCCCGATATTTGTTGATCGGACGGTAAGAGGCGTGCACGGCATTGCGAAGGAACTATCCAGCCATCAGGTCACCATGAGTGACCCGCTTCGCGAAGACATCCTTACTGGACTGCCGGATCGATCAGCCTTTGAAACCCAAATTCGAGAAGTTCAACAGCATGACGGACAACTCTCTGCAGTTCTCATCATTAATTTAGACGATTTTGGGTCCGTCAACCGACATCTTGGCCACGCCATAGGCGACCGGCTACTGCAAGAAGCAGCAAAGCGCCTGGAAGAAGGCCTTCAACCCGGCTGCTTCTTAGCGCGATTTGCCGGCGACGAGTTTGGCCTGCTCCTTTCGAACATTACTAATGAAGAGATTGCGCTACAAATTGCAGAAGGCTATTTGTACCTGCTCTCCTGTCCTTTCATTATTGATCAGCAAGCGCTTCAAATAACCGCAAGCATCGGCATCGCATTCCATCACAGTGCCAGTCCACATAGTTCGACATTAATTCAGCGCGCGTGTATCGCGGTGACAGATGCAAAAGCTCAAGGCCGAAACACCTGGGGCTGGTATTCTGAGGACTCTCATTCGGTTGTACTCGAACATGTTTCGCTCCGCCGGGAGCTAGCCGCTGCCATCGACGGTGATGCCCTCGTACTGCACTACCAACCGCTGGTAGATTCGCGAACGAGCACCGTAAAATCTTTAGAAGCACTCGTGAGGTGGCAACATCCCAGCCGCGGCTTGATGTCACCACAAGAGTTCATTTCACTGGCTGAGAAGACCGGACAAATCATTGATATCGAACGCTGGGTGCTTCGCCGAGCCTGCAAAGACATCTACGAGTTAAATTCCACCCGGGAGTCCCCTCTAACCATCGCCGTTAACATCTCCCCGGCCCACTTCGGACGCAACGGATTTATTGAGGAAATAGAACACGTACTCCAAATCAGTGGGCTTAACCCACAGTACTTGGAACTCGAGGTGACAGAAAACTCGTTGATGATGGACACAGAAAGATCGGTAAAGCGTTTGCAGGACTTGCGATCGCTAGGTGTCAGGGTTGCAATCGACGATTTTGGTACCGGGTACTCAAACCTCGCGTATCTTCATCGGTTCCCGATTAACAAAATCAAAATCGATCAAGCGTTTATCCGCCACATCAGCAACAACAATGCGAATGCAGCGATTGTAGAGGGGATCATCACCATGGCGCACCGCCTGGGCCTCGAAGTTGTAGCGGAAGGCGTAGAAACGGCTGAACATCGAGATCATCTTGTTGATCTTGATTGCGACTCTTTGCAAGGCTACCTGTTTTCCAAAGCTCTGCCGATCGCCCAAATTAGAACGCTGCCCGCCCTTCTATATCGTGAAGTCGAATCGCACTCGATGAGATCGACCTGA